TCCCCTGCGCAATGGGTCATCGGTCGCAGACATTAATAACAGGACATATGCATGAAAACGAAAGTGGGATGCAGAGATTCAAGTTTACGATTCAAAAAAACCATTCATAAGTCGTTTGCAATATGCAGAATGAACAAAACATGTGGGAAAGTTTGAATGCTGAAACAAAGATtcaaagaaagggaaaaaaataagaagataaacCTACCGTTCAAGAGATtagagaagaggagagagatAGTAAAATGAAGGAGATAACAACATTACCTCTGCGTCCTCTCTCAAGGACTCGACTCTCTATGGGCTCAAATTAACGAGGTTTTGTTGGTTATAAATAAAAGGATGCAAGGTTAAGGATATGGGCATTTTGTCGGCATAAATTAAGGGTTCGAATTTAGGGCACTGGTAAGTGTATGGATACAGAATCTTGTTGATATTTTTACCTAAAATGGGATGCCACTTGGCTGTCAGTCCAACGTAACGTTTGCTAGCTGTATTTGAGCTGTAGTTTCTTGTCATGACTTATAATCAAGagatttttttccctaattttATCAACGGTTAATTAGTTGGTACTTTTAGATTTTCTATCTCTAATTCTATGCCCTGCAAGCCTccaatcaattaattaaaatatttttattagttattattcacCACCTCACATCccataccttataaaaaatattatcacactTAATAAAAAACATGtccacattttataaaaaagttataggtgttAGGTGtagaaatgaatagtaatttatGCATAGTATTCATCTTAATTAAAATCACCAAgtccttacaatttttcatttaattccGACTATAATTAGGTTATCAAAATTTGTTTCCGGCCATTTTGGCTCTTTCTGGTTTGTTCTTTCCTCTCTGACATTCCAATGAAGTAATGAACTGCATTGTTTAGACCATATGATATATTAACCTAGTTTTTGGAATAGCCGATGTATCATTAGGCAAGTCCAAAGTAGAGCtttgtacgtacgtaccatGCGGGGAATTATATAAtcatgtttctttatttttttactcgATTTCCTTCTTTAACGTTAACCTACCttatttgttaaataaatattattataattcgtcttgaattatatcattttcaattcaaattagTTGATGTTGCATTTTGCATCactttgtatttaaataatagacttaaaaaatttcttaaaatatgaTGACCCGAAATTATACGAGGAATGTTTTTCATCATTCCATAccacacattttatatattttaaaattatttttattttattttattattgttaaattaattgaattgttctaCTTATTATCCATATACCAcgtatttattataagaaaaaaaattacaataaatatgatgtgtggtgtataggatgataaatagaattattctaaaaCTATAATCTGTAAATCTCCATATTTAGTATTGGTATGATTACTTCCCTCTAATTGATtcctttatattattattagagcGGTACTACTTTGCCGCTTAAAGTGTACCGTTCAAGCTTACTGCTAggctaaaaatatttttttttatttttttcaattcttttattcagatttttttttatcattttaaaaattttttttaaatcaatacactaataataatttccttaactattaagtaaaaaaataaataaaatgtacgATGTGTCAACATGAACGGACAAATTGAGTGAccaaagtagcattttttttattattattctctcTCATCACACTTAAAAGTCAAACTGTCATTCTCTCGACAGAACCAATAGACACCTCCTCGACAAAagctctcatctctctcttggCAGAAGCTCATCATCGTTGCATCTCTTCAACGTCGAATCTAGGGTGAGTTCAAAGCAACTTGTTCTCTacttttttgaagtttttctttgccttttatGGGTTGATTTTCTCTGATTTCATCTAATTTGACAAAATCGTAACTCAAAATTGAAATCATAAAGATTTTGCAGAGATGATTTCTAAACTTGTAGAAGTTTTTGTGGAAGTTTGTGTGAAGATTTcgaaatcataaaaagtaaagatttGTGTTGATTTTACTCTTTATGTTGATTTCGCAAGTAAAGATTGTGTAAAAATTTCGATACCTatccatatttttatattttgaaatcatAAAGAGTAAAGTATTAAGGAAGATTGCACAAatcaagccaaaaatgagattaaGTTTAGGCTACAATCATGGCTATCACAAACCTTTCCATATATGCAGTGTGTAAATATAAGAACATTACAGTCACAACAAGTGTAATTACCTTAAATAGATTTGTattcttgtatatattttgtattgatcaTCAATGGAATGTGTGgaaaaatttcattgaaataaCATAGCAGTGTTTAATTATGGGAGTGGAAGTTATTCCTATTGGTGCAGGattatttttgtcacatcaCAAGTATGTTGTGACTTGTTGTCCAGAACAAACACGGTGGGTGCCAAATATGTCTTTACTCCCTTATCCACCAGTACACCACTTAAACTGGTTGGACAACACAAAATTTAGACGTGTACTTGGAGCTCTTCAGTATCTCTCTCTGACTTGCCCAGAGATATCATTTGCAGTCAACAAGCTGTCCCAATTTATGCACAAACCAACAGTCACACACTGGACAGCTGTGAAGTGTCTTCTTCGTTACTTGAAGCAAACCATCTTTCGTGGTATCTACCTCTAAAAGATTGCAGACTCGATTCTAACTACCTACTTTGATGCAAACTGGGCTGGAAATGTTTATGATTACACCTCTACTTCGGCCTATATCAGCTTCCTTGGCTCAAATCCAATATCCTGGAACTTTAAAAAACAACAAGCAATTGTATGCTCATCTACAGAGATTGAATATAGAGCCCTTGACAATGGAGCCACTGAAACTATGTGGTTACTTAATCTTCTTCATGAACTTGAGTTCCCACTTAAGTCCCCACCATCTCTCTTGTGTGATAATCTTGGAGCCACGCATCTCAGTTTCAATCCCGATCAACACTTAAGGATGAAACATATTCAGATTGATCTTCATTTTGTACGTGACTTGGTTCAACGTGGGACTCTTCATGTTCGCTATGTTCACACTTAAGATCAACTTGCTGACCTGCTCACAAAGCCCTTGCCACCACAACGGACAAAAATTCTTAGGCACAAGATTGGCTTTACCAAGGGAAGCACAATTTTGCGGAGGCGTATTAAGTACACGACAACTATGATACCAAAATGATCATAGGTTTGGACAAACagaattgaaaacaaaaacaagaagagGCCTATTAAGTAAGATTGCACAAATCAAGCCAAAGCCAAGTGAGATTAAGTTAAGGCTACAATCATGGCTGTCACAAACCTTTCCATATCTGTAGTGTGTAAATATAGGAACATTACAGCCACGACACTAGTATAATTACCTTAAATAGATTTGTATTCCTGTATATATTGTGTACTGATCATCAATGGAATGTGTGGAAAAATTTCATTGAAACAACATAGcagtgtttaattttttatataaagtttttgtatttattttctttattctttatgAGTTGATGTTCTCTTATTTCATTCCTGCAAAATGTTGTAAATAGTTGACGCCATTGGTTGTAGAAATGGAATATCGGCTCTTATAGATCATCTTAGTGAGGTTATCAAAGTTGAAGCAGAAAACAACGCAGAGGctaattttcaaatttcgtGAAAAATCAATTGCTGGATATCGCGTTgcctttctaaattttttattggtgttatcaatttttcaaatcattgGCAAGTTGCACGTTGGAGGCAGGCGTGAAGATTTGATGCGGTGCACTCGGAGGCATATAAGGTCTTGGGTGGGATCAATCGAGCTGGCATAGAAGATGAACACCGTTGGCCGAGGGCTATAGTTAATGTTCAATCACAATTTGGTTCCCATTTGCTTTCACGTAGTCAATTCATGTATCTACTAATCAAGGTTAGTTGTAGTCAAGTAAAATGGTAACTTGGTCATTAAGAGTATTGCATAACTGCAATTTGTATTAAAGGGCCATTTGAACagtaaaagtattttatcttatctcattttattattaaaatttttttaaatccacacacaaaatataataaacaattcaattttttcaaattttaaaacaataataatattaaaaaataatattgtaacgatattttattcaatttttaatttttatctcaactcatctcatcacaacttactatccaaacgacacaTAAATCTCTCAGTGCGATTTCAGAAGTAGATATGCACTATCTTTTAACACGTTAATGTTATCTACTAATTTTTTATCACTTAATGTTATATACTAAATTCAGCATTTTTCAATTTGTATGGATCGAAATTTCGGTTACCAAAGTGAATTTAGTAGATAAAATTCAGCATTGTATGGATAAATGGTGGCTGCCAGTTCCAGCGTATTTTGGATATCATAAAATCTTTCCTTGCAAAGCTAGATTCGTGCCAGCAATAACCACTCCAATTAACGTTGCACCTCCTACCAAAAGAAACACTAAGGATaaatttagatgaaaaatgCTCTGATCACAAAAAGTCTCGTAAAAGTAATCTCAatatctaacgtatcatatcaaattatgtcagtttataaatttatttttgtaaaatatttttatgactaTTGTAGGAGTGTAGGACttcttaatttgaaataaacaaCCAAATATAGGAAGTGGCCATGAGCTAAATAGACCAAGAAACTTATATTTGAAGGCTCGAActgttattataattaattaaattttttaatattgtacgTTTTGATGTATAAATCAAAcaagtaatattataaatatatttcaagtaCAAACAAATATTATCAATATTTATCAACTCAATGATACATGAATCGTATTTACAATAATGAAAGATCACTCTTCATATATTCAACGtttatcttctaaattttgTAAGTGAAGAAGATAGAAAACAaatgaaagtaaaagaaaaatataaaagggaAACTCGTGCATACAAAAATGAGAATAACTGAATGAGAAAAAGCTTCAATGAGACtttctcgtttgttttcgcatatgaaatgagttgaattgagattaaaattaaaaattaaataaaatattattagaatatttagttttaatattattttgtttcgagatttaaaaaaattaaattatttattttattttgtaaaagaatttaaaaaaattataataattagatgagatgagttgagagtaattatgaaaaaaaattagacaaaagGAGAATAGAAAATTATTACACGTTATGAATATATCCCAGGGTTTAGATAACCCTTGGTCAGAAttttaatttgatctatttttaaaaaaaaaaaatcaattattttataatatttggaaGTTAAGGGGATTATTTTTGGAACCGAAGCTAGTCTGGGTAGCATGTGACGGTGGCCCATGAATGGCCCAAGGAAGAGCTCCCTTGTGATGGAACTCGGAGGTACCTTATCTACGTCAACACGCACTGTATATGGGAGAAAACTAACAATCAATCAACAAACTTAAAAGTACACGGCAACTATGATATCAAAATGATCATAGGTTTGGACAAACagaattgaaaacaaaaacaagaagagGCCTATCATTGTTAATAAGGAAATGGAATCGAAAGTGCTGACGTGTAGCGCACATATTTTACTAATAAGATTGAGAATAAAGTCGGTGGTAAATTTGTTTGAACTCGAAGGGTTATTCTTTTGCCCTTTTTAAGATAAAAGTGgaaacaaaatgattttatcATTCCCGTGGCAGATTTGGTGAATTGATTTTGGTCAAGAGTTTTTTGCGGTTGTTCGATCAAATCGATAGCCATTACTCAATGTACTCATGGCCATGGGACAGACCGAAGGAAGGACAGCCATGATATTTCGGCATGGTTTGGTAGTGGAGTATGTTTATTTATGAGCTAAGCTAATACTATGCATAAACTGCtttccaccccccccccccccaagtcCATTGGTCGTACTCAGTCACCACCTGTTCCAGTTAAGAGCTACTAGGGTTATTATTGAAGGGAACAAATTTCActcacatattttatatattttaaaattatttttattattttttattttattttattttattttattattataaggaacatattatatataattctcatACTTTTACACACCActtaaaatatgtgattttatttttttatcatcttattttatatttcacaTGTTAAGAAATatgatagtaaaaaaataaaattgtatatttttaagtggtgtgcaaAGTGTGAAgcttatgtttagaattttttttcttgttaaattaattgacttgttttatttattatccatatactatatatttattatataaaaaaaattaaaaacagatGTGATATTTAATGTacgaagatgataaatagaattaaaaaaaaaaaaaaaagagtaagatctcATCATCGATCTCATCATCCCACTTTTTAAcaataatttacataaaatttgcGCAAATCATTTCGGCtagaattattcttattattgaGGAATAGCAACtctcttgcttttcttttcagAATAGTATTAATTGTTCAGAAATGTTTGGGATCTCGAAAATGGTCCTGAATATttctcttgaattttttttaatttagtaattaagaaaatattttttaattatattatgaattttttattttttaaaaaaatgtttataatgattaaaaaaatatatgaaaaaaataaaagaaaaaaaatgaaatttgctGCTCGAGGACATCTTTCGGAAcaaattttttgtgattgtaataccattttttattgtttagatttgaaaataagttaaaataagttgtgaatagtagtgagatagtttataaatagtaataagatttataaattaaaattaataaataataataaataataataaaataaattaaaataaattgagattgaTTGCGAATTAAACTGGACTTTAATTGTTTCGCTTCTGATTTCTGACTTCTGAGGTGGATGTAGTGTTGCTCTATCTCATATCTGGGCTCTGCCGCTTTTTACTTTTTGACTGGCTCTGATTATGAAGGCTTGCTTTAGTTAGTATAtgactttattttgtttccttcgCAACTTTTCCCAAGTTCCTCATTTTGCtttattgaactttttcttTCTAGGTTTCTGTTTCTTGATTTCCGTATTGATCACTCTCTAGCTACTTGGTCGAAAGATGAATATAAACCCTTTTCGACATAATTTTTAATTCTGCTTTGGCATCTTTCTGCCTTATTTCCCAGCTCTCTACCTCTCTGACTAGTTGTTAGATAAAACCAAGCTTTGTTCTCAAATCCACGCATTAAAGCTGACCCCATGCTttaactgattaaaaaaaaaaaactgacccCATTCTTTAAATTCAGTATCTATTCATTAGATTAGACCCATTTATCCTTGAGTTGTTTTGACGGCATTCAAGCATTATCTAGAGAGTATATCCGCGAAGGGATTATGGGGTGGTTGAAAGGCGTGGATTTCGCTGCTGCCGTTTTCTTGTTACTTGCTGTGCTTTTGATGGATTCAGCAAGTGGAATTGGAGTTAATTGGGGAACCCAGGTACAGCACCCTCTGCCAGCTGCAACCGTAGTGAAGATGCTCAAGGAAAATGGTTTTCAGAAGGTTAAGCTCTTCGATGCCGATTCCACAATTTTGAATGCCCTGAGAAATTCAGGGATTCAGGTGATGGTGGGTATTCCAAACGACATGCTTTCTACTTTGGCTAATAGTGTGCAATCAGCTGAGAAATGGGTTGCCAAGAATGTGTCGGCACATGTCTCTTCCAACGTAGACATCAGGTGAATCCTTTCCCACTTTTCTTATTGTAACGCTACCGTTTTAAACTTCTGCCATAgatatccaaaaataataacttGGAATCTAAACTGCAGCTATGTGCACACTTGACGAAGTTGCAGTTCTTTATTGTTCTCTTACTTAATAATGGATTCTGATCATTTCCCTTGTGGAATGCAGAACTGGGTCTGATGGCTGTAATACTATTTCTACTATTTGCATAATCTTTTACTGGGGGGCGACAAAATGCTTGAAAAGTGTTTTAATAATCCAGAATTCGTGTTGCAGAAGAAATTGTAATTCGCGAACACAAAAGATATTGCAGATCTACAAAAGTCCACGTACCGTGGTCAGATTGCTAAAACTTTTAGGCTAATGATGCGACCCATTTACcactcttattttaaaatttttatttattatttattattttctttttaattttttttagtatctttaatcattcaaaaaatatataatttcattagtaatcacttttttaatcattaaataaaaataataataataataataaaaaaaagagtagtaaagCGATAATAGTAAGTAGTAAGCAGAGGCGTAGGTTTGGGGgccaaagttaaaaaaaataattttagaggATCAAATactaacttttatataattttctttataaaaacatcttttaaaacttaattttcatcaCATTTTGAAAATTCTAAGTCTCTTAATAGCTCCGCCCCTAGTAGTTAGAATGTCATTATCGAAACTTTTCATCCATAAACACATGGGAATAACAGAAAACATCTTGTACGCGTCTGTTTCTGTGTCCTGCTTTTTCCTGAACCAAACAATGAAACAAACAGCTGAGCACACAATTTTGTAGAGCTATTGGCTCCTGCTAGTAAGCCCATGTGCTCTTAAGATTCCCGTAAAGCGTGGAGTGCATTCATCCTCACTTCtaacaagaaaaaatctatttatcattcattttttcattatctcatgatgtgatattaaatgataagttcataaataaaatataataaataatattcaatcatttaatatcacattatgagatgataaaaattaagatgatgagtagaattattCAGACTTAGGCACAAGCAGGCAATGCAGGGGCTGACTGGGTTGACCAACTGCTTTCTGCCTAAGttcataaaatctcattttattcacACCGGATGCTTGTGTGCTTTGGTTCCTTTTAACTCCAATTTCCCCTTGgctagtacttttttttttttttttttttggttgaagtAGTTTTGACCTTAAATTTAACAAACCACCATCCGTAGGTATTTCATCTAAACAAAAAGAATGCCACTTTACTGTTTAAAGAAGATTTATGTACCTTTATTTTGCGTCTCAACAGCATTTTGTAGGACCTTTACACCGAACAAAAAGAACTATGTGACCTGACACTAATGGGTGGCTACATTTTGATAGGTTACAGGGTTTTGATCCTAATTACTTGTCAGTGGCCaccttctttttgttttcctttgtcaattgGTGAACAAATTGCTTGTGATGAGGATTACCTACATTTTCTTACCCCAACATGAATAAATGGCTCTCATTTTTGGTTTGTTGctgaaaattttggatttatatTCGCAGATGTGACATACATCcaaatgattttgagtgtgcTTCCAAATGCCAACCACATAAGCATCCTTACTGCAAGATTTCTATCACttggttttaaaattgttgtCATGATAGAGTAAATTCTCTCCTCCTCAAGTCATTGTGAAGTCGTGATTATATATGCCTGATTTTACATAACATTATTCAGCTATTTTGCCTAATGTTGTGATAATGTATATATGCCCATCTGATAGAGGCGCCGGATAACTTTTATGAAAGTCGGTATAAAACTTTGGGGAAATGCACTCTTATAAGAATAGAATTTGCAAACAGTGTAGTTTCGTAAATTACCTCTACAAAACTGTAAAAGCATCAAGAGAAGTCAGAGGCAAAGGCAACCCATTTCTTGTTATCTTCGTTCTTCTATCGGCTTGTCTTGTTTCGTTTCATTTTGTGTGCGGTCTATATTTTTCTGTTGAATTTACTTCTTCATATTTTCTCTGCAAGGTACGTTGCAGTTGGGAATGAGCCATTCTTGTCAACCTACAATGGAAGCTTTGAAGGATTAACTCTTCCGGCCCTTCAAAATATCCAGGCAGCCCTTGTAAAAGCTGGTTTGAGCAGTCAGGTTAAAGTCACTGTGCCCCTAAATGCTGATGTATACGAGAGTCCAACAAATATCCCTTCTCAAGGTGACCTTCGTGCAAACATCCGTGATAACATGGTGCAAATCATTAAGTTCTTGAACGACAATGGATCTCCTTTTACTGTCAACATATACCCCTTTATCAGCCTCTATGGCCATACCGATTTCCCTTTTGACTATGCTTTCTTCAACGGCTATTCATCTCCCATAAATGATAACGAAAAAATCTATCAAGACATGTTCAGTGCCAATTATGATACCCTGGTATGGACCTTACAGAAAAATGGCTTTGGAAACATGTCCATAATAGTTGGAGAAATTGGATGGCCTACTGATGGAGATCAAAATGCAAACATACAGAATGCTCAGAGGTTCAACCAAGGCTTCATGTCTCGTTATTTATCTGGGCAGGGAACTCCGATGAGATCCGGCCCCGTAGATGCATACATATTCGGCCTCATAGATGAAGATGGCAAAAGCACTCAGCCAGGAAATTTTGAACGCCATTGGGGGCTGTTTTTCTTCGATGGAAAACCCAAATACCAGCTTAATCTTACGGCCAACTCGAACGGATTGGTAGCAGCAAGTAATGTAAAATATCTGGCCCGGCAATGGTGTGTCCTGTCATCCTCTGCTAGTCTTGATGACCCGCAAGTTGGGCCTAGTGTCACTTACGCTTGTGAAAATGCTGATTGCACTAGTCTTGGATATGGAACTTCATGTGGAAATTTGGATGCTCTGGGAAACATCTCTTATGCATTTAACAGTTACTATCAGATGCAGAATCAGCTTGAGACCGCCTGCAAGTTTCCAAACCTTTCGGTTGTCACACGCACAGATCCATCACCATCATCTGGTGATTGCAAATTTAGGATCATGATTGATACGCCTGTGGTAGTGGGGACTAGCGTTGGGTCACTTCAAAAGTCTGTCAGTTTTTTGCTGTTTCTGTTCTTGTTTGTCTCTACAACTATGTGATTTTGCGGATATGTAGCACACTACTGGcttcaatttgttttatttgtatatattgaAACGTTATCCGAGATGTTTGAGATTCATATCTTACAGTTAGCGGTTGAGAGATATTAAACCACTAAGGTTTGTGCCAACCCaagttggatatatatatatatatatatatatacacacacacatatatatatatagatagaactgtatactaaattttaactattaaCTACTAAGTTATTACAAactacaatttacaattatacaaattaagactctaagagaactaataaacttaaactattataaactcctctaaaaatattaaatattataaattgtagcaacattacacttaattgtaaattaacaattataactcataacttgaaaatttgatcaatttgggatggcAGCGTAGCGCTATGTAGGGGTGaattcactgagtggtgagttgtgtcaactgttgtgagactgaaaatcaagatcataaacgttaattagttataaaaccttaaaggctgaaatattaataagttaaaaataaaataaattagaattataaagttataaaatgaaacaaaaattaaaatattaaatattaaaagtaccttttgagatgagattgggATTGGGCATTGGaaattggaatttgagatgaagtcatgaagatgaggcagatgAGCATAAATCGGTCATTAGGATTGGGCATATGTATaattgtatattgagaatatgaaagctaaaataaaaacaagcaaaataattagatactaaaatattatataaaattataaataaaaaataaaaaataaaggacaaTTTGTGCAAAACCATGGCAAttgtgggtccaatacaaagtcatactgcatcggaggtagccgtagacgtcatCTTATGTATtactataacaataaaatttgaaattaaattaatgaataccaattaaatgaaaataaataaattaataagaaattagaaaatgaaattaaaataaataccagattcAAGCTtatcaccaccctcctcctcgatgtcggcctcctcatactcaagaacatccggaacatgaattagagttcccttgatccaattctgcatgcaaatcaaagcctccacagtggtaggag
This genomic interval from Juglans microcarpa x Juglans regia isolate MS1-56 chromosome 4D, Jm3101_v1.0, whole genome shotgun sequence contains the following:
- the LOC121261273 gene encoding glucan endo-1,3-beta-glucosidase 5-like, producing MGWLKGVDFAAAVFLLLAVLLMDSASGIGVNWGTQVQHPLPAATVVKMLKENGFQKVKLFDADSTILNALRNSGIQVMVGIPNDMLSTLANSVQSAEKWVAKNVSAHVSSNVDIRYVAVGNEPFLSTYNGSFEGLTLPALQNIQAALVKAGLSSQVKVTVPLNADVYESPTNIPSQGDLRANIRDNMVQIIKFLNDNGSPFTVNIYPFISLYGHTDFPFDYAFFNGYSSPINDNEKIYQDMFSANYDTLVWTLQKNGFGNMSIIVGEIGWPTDGDQNANIQNAQRFNQGFMSRYLSGQGTPMRSGPVDAYIFGLIDEDGKSTQPGNFERHWGLFFFDGKPKYQLNLTANSNGLVAASNVKYLARQWCVLSSSASLDDPQVGPSVTYACENADCTSLGYGTSCGNLDALGNISYAFNSYYQMQNQLETACKFPNLSVVTRTDPSPSSGDCKFRIMIDTPVVVGTSVGSLQKSVSFLLFLFLFVSTTM